Proteins encoded in a region of the Bacillus horti genome:
- a CDS encoding dipeptidase, which yields MKHTVIESYFKEHREKHLDELKEYLAIPSISSLSDHKQDVAKGAEWTADALRKIGIENVEIMPTAGHPVVYGEWLKAEGKPTVLIYGHYDVQPVDPLHLWDTPPFEPAIRDEKLYARGASDDKGQVFMHIKAIEALLKTEGTLPVNVKFCIEGEEEIGSVNLDQFVEQYKDKLKADVLVISDTTLYAKGKPAICYGLRGLCGMQIDVKGAKGDLHSGLYGGAVQNALHAIVQLLSTLRNDQGKIMVKGFYDKVQELTEEERKAYEALPFDAEQYRCELEVPELFGEEGFSTLERTWVRPTLEINGVYGGFQGEGIKTVLPAEAHAKITCRLVPDQDPQEIAELIIEHIKEHTPPGVTVTTSLFDQGKPFVTPFDHPAIQAAGRAYQKAYGVEPAYTRMGGSIPIVETFGTLLDIPVVLMGFGLPEENFHAPNEHFHLENFDQGLRTLCYYWYELEEALKN from the coding sequence ATGAAGCACACCGTTATAGAATCATATTTCAAGGAACATCGCGAGAAACACTTAGATGAATTGAAGGAGTATTTAGCTATCCCAAGCATCAGCTCTTTATCTGATCATAAACAAGATGTAGCAAAGGGAGCCGAATGGACAGCCGATGCACTACGAAAGATAGGAATTGAAAATGTTGAAATTATGCCTACAGCTGGTCACCCGGTTGTTTACGGCGAATGGTTAAAAGCTGAAGGAAAACCTACTGTGTTGATTTATGGGCATTACGATGTACAACCCGTAGATCCTCTCCACCTTTGGGATACACCTCCTTTTGAGCCTGCGATTAGAGATGAAAAGCTTTATGCCCGTGGCGCAAGTGATGATAAGGGTCAAGTTTTTATGCATATCAAGGCCATTGAAGCTTTATTAAAAACAGAAGGTACATTACCTGTTAATGTGAAGTTCTGTATTGAAGGAGAGGAAGAGATCGGCAGCGTCAACTTAGATCAATTTGTTGAGCAATATAAGGATAAGCTAAAGGCGGACGTGCTCGTTATCTCAGATACAACTCTATACGCTAAAGGAAAACCAGCTATTTGCTATGGACTACGCGGATTATGTGGTATGCAAATTGATGTAAAAGGAGCAAAAGGGGATCTGCATTCAGGTCTTTATGGTGGAGCCGTACAAAACGCTCTACATGCCATTGTCCAGCTTCTTAGCACACTACGAAATGATCAGGGTAAAATTATGGTCAAAGGCTTTTATGATAAAGTTCAAGAGCTAACTGAAGAGGAGCGTAAAGCGTATGAGGCTTTACCTTTTGATGCTGAGCAGTATCGCTGCGAGCTTGAGGTTCCTGAGCTTTTTGGAGAAGAAGGCTTTTCAACATTGGAAAGAACATGGGTCCGCCCGACTTTAGAAATTAACGGCGTATATGGTGGTTTCCAAGGAGAAGGCATTAAAACAGTTCTGCCTGCTGAAGCTCACGCCAAAATTACCTGTCGCCTAGTGCCAGATCAAGATCCACAGGAAATTGCCGAACTTATCATTGAACATATTAAGGAGCATACTCCTCCGGGTGTCACCGTAACTACTTCTTTGTTTGATCAAGGAAAGCCATTTGTTACACCGTTTGATCATCCTGCTATTCAAGCAGCAGGTCGTGCCTATCAAAAAGCCTATGGTGTTGAACCTGCCTATACGAGAATGGGGGGATCAATTCCTATCGTTGAGACGTTTGGCACTCTTCTAGATATTCCAGTTGTGCTAATGGGCTTTGGACTACCTGAAGAAAACTTCCATGCTCCTAATGAGCATTTTCACTTAGAAAACTTTGATCAGGGACTACGTACTCTTTGCTATTATTGGTATGAGCTAGAGGAAGCTCTAAAGAACTAA
- the yhbH gene encoding sporulation protein YhbH: MNHKQTFILSKEDWSLHRKGHEDQARHQEKVKEALKSNLPDLVTEESVILSNGRDIIKIPIRSLDEYKFRYNHQKQQHAGQGDGDSQVGDVVARDGTPKKGAGKGQGAGDQAGEDYYEAEIDLEELEELLFSELELPNLKQKERDQITVTDIQFNDIRKKGLMGNIDKKRTLLEAIRRNALKQKKDLLRIGLDDLRFKTWNETIQPHSNAVIIAMMDTSGSMGIFEKYVARSFFFWMSRFLRTKYEHVEIVFIAHHTEAKEVSEEDFFTKGESGGTICSSAYRKALEVIHSRYSPERYNIYPFHFSDGDNLTSDNERCLKLVRELIELSNMFCYGEINQYNRSSTLMSAYRHIKDPRFRYSIIKEKNEVYHALKTFFHKENVTAV; the protein is encoded by the coding sequence ATGAACCACAAGCAAACGTTCATATTGTCCAAGGAAGATTGGTCCCTCCATCGAAAAGGGCATGAGGATCAGGCTAGACATCAGGAAAAAGTGAAGGAAGCCCTTAAAAGCAATCTACCCGACTTAGTGACGGAGGAAAGTGTCATTCTATCCAATGGACGTGACATTATTAAGATTCCCATTCGCTCCTTAGATGAATATAAATTTAGGTATAACCATCAGAAGCAGCAGCATGCCGGACAGGGAGATGGGGACAGCCAGGTTGGTGATGTAGTTGCTCGTGATGGGACGCCGAAAAAAGGTGCGGGAAAGGGTCAGGGTGCAGGTGATCAAGCCGGTGAGGATTACTATGAAGCTGAGATTGACCTTGAAGAGCTAGAGGAACTACTATTTTCGGAGCTTGAATTGCCGAACCTGAAGCAAAAGGAAAGAGATCAGATTACCGTAACTGATATTCAATTTAATGATATTCGCAAAAAGGGTCTAATGGGTAACATTGATAAAAAGCGTACCCTACTTGAAGCAATACGTCGAAATGCGTTGAAACAAAAGAAGGATTTGTTAAGGATTGGGCTAGATGATTTGCGTTTTAAAACGTGGAATGAAACCATTCAACCTCACTCAAACGCTGTAATTATAGCCATGATGGATACGTCTGGCTCGATGGGCATTTTCGAAAAGTATGTAGCTAGGAGCTTCTTTTTTTGGATGAGCCGCTTTCTACGAACTAAGTATGAGCATGTTGAGATTGTTTTTATCGCCCACCATACCGAAGCTAAGGAAGTGTCTGAAGAGGACTTTTTTACAAAAGGAGAAAGTGGTGGCACTATTTGTTCATCCGCGTATCGGAAGGCGCTCGAGGTTATTCATAGTCGCTATTCGCCTGAGCGCTATAATATTTATCCCTTCCATTTCTCTGATGGAGATAATCTAACCTCTGATAATGAACGCTGTTTGAAGCTTGTAAGAGAGCTTATTGAACTCTCGAACATGTTCTGTTATGGCGAAATTAATCAATACAATAGAAGCTCGACTCTAATGTCCGCCTACCGCCACATAAAAGATCCGCGATTTCGTTACTCCATTATCAAAGAAAAAAACGAAGTGTATCACGCCTTAAAAACATTTTTTCATAAGGAAAACGTTACTGCTGTATAG
- a CDS encoding HPr family phosphocarrier protein, with translation MLEVSFMIDPGRRLNYEQMRELVNGANCYQCSILAEGDSKEINMKSLMSLPLLFRFKGGIKIKAVGNDAEEAINHLKKII, from the coding sequence ATGTTGGAGGTTTCCTTTATGATTGATCCAGGGAGAAGACTAAATTACGAGCAAATGCGGGAATTGGTGAACGGAGCAAACTGCTATCAATGTTCTATTCTAGCGGAGGGGGATTCTAAAGAAATTAATATGAAAAGCTTAATGAGTCTCCCATTACTATTTCGATTTAAAGGAGGGATTAAGATAAAAGCGGTAGGGAATGACGCAGAAGAAGCTATTAATCATCTGAAGAAAATCATATAA
- a CDS encoding peroxiredoxin — translation MAVNRLVGKPAPSFEMEAVLPNKEFGKVSLEENIKNDKWTVLYFYPMDFTFVCPTEIIAISDRYDEFEDLDAEVIGVSTDTIHTHKAWINTPRDTNGLGDLKYPLAADTNHTVSREYGVLIEDKGIALRGLFIISPEGELMYSVVHHNNIGREVDEVLRVLQALQTGGLCPANWKPGQATLSV, via the coding sequence ATGGCAGTAAATCGTTTAGTAGGGAAACCTGCACCTAGCTTTGAAATGGAAGCTGTATTACCAAATAAGGAGTTTGGAAAAGTTAGCCTTGAGGAAAACATCAAAAATGACAAGTGGACAGTTCTATACTTCTATCCAATGGACTTCACATTTGTTTGCCCGACTGAAATTATCGCGATCAGTGATCGCTATGATGAGTTCGAAGATTTAGATGCTGAGGTTATTGGTGTTTCTACTGATACCATTCACACTCACAAAGCTTGGATCAACACTCCAAGAGACACAAACGGCTTAGGTGATTTAAAATATCCACTTGCTGCTGATACAAACCATACAGTATCACGTGAGTACGGTGTTCTTATTGAAGACAAAGGGATTGCTTTACGTGGATTATTCATCATCAGCCCAGAGGGTGAGTTAATGTACTCTGTCGTACATCACAATAACATTGGTCGTGAAGTAGATGAGGTTCTTCGTGTACTTCAAGCTTTACAAACAGGCGGACTTTGCCCGGCTAACTGGAAGCCAGGACAAGCTACACTATCTGTATAA
- a CDS encoding TlpA family protein disulfide reductase: MRLRTPMPELEGATAWLNGEVTKDELVGDRPTLIHFWSVSCGLCKEAMPQINEFRDEYKGKLNVIAVHMPRSEKDLDLEQIKEVAAEFDISQPTYVDSEHKLTDAFENQYVPAYYVFDKTGVLRHFQAGDGGMKMLTKRVTRVLEESEKQE, translated from the coding sequence ATGAGATTACGTACACCAATGCCTGAGCTTGAAGGAGCAACAGCGTGGTTAAATGGAGAAGTGACAAAGGATGAGCTTGTTGGAGACAGGCCAACCTTAATTCATTTTTGGTCTGTTAGCTGTGGTCTATGTAAAGAAGCTATGCCACAGATTAATGAGTTTAGAGACGAGTATAAAGGTAAGCTAAATGTGATTGCTGTACACATGCCGCGTTCTGAGAAGGACCTTGACTTAGAGCAAATCAAAGAGGTAGCTGCTGAGTTTGATATTTCTCAGCCAACCTATGTAGATAGCGAGCATAAGCTTACGGATGCATTTGAAAATCAGTATGTTCCTGCTTACTACGTATTCGATAAAACAGGTGTTTTACGTCACTTTCAGGCTGGTGACGGTGGGATGAAGATGCTAACAAAACGTGTAACTCGTGTGCTTGAGGAAAGTGAAAAGCAGGAGTAG
- a CDS encoding S9 family peptidase: MRIEPFLFVKSATHPVYHPTADRVTYLSNMTGIPQVWEYDREKELNYQLSFTSERIMFVGYISGSSQKIIGMDEGVNERQQLYLLHSDSTLTPLTDQPDFIHKYGGASADGKRIAWASNRRNPRFFDIYVQDLESLEFRCVYEVDGSYAPIAWHPQQEALLIEKTNTNLDQDLGLLDLQSGEVKWLTSHNGEAGFYHAHFSQSGDSIFVLTNMDHEYVGLAEISTTTGQLTWLDQEFWDLEKLAINKAKTHVAYSINEGGYSKAVLYRLEDGTKTHWEHPQGVIEKISFSPDGKKLAFVLNGATHPTDLWEYDLVKNETKRLTYVSCSPSVQEELVEPELIEYISFDGLKIPAFYYKPKNTTGPLPVLVFVHGGPESQIRPTYNPFLQYFIHHGYAVCTPNVRGSSGYGKTSIHLDDKRKRMDSVQDLVSLVDWLKAEGDADPKRISIMGRSYGGFMVLAAITHHPDLWAAAIDIVGISSFKSFLQNTSVWRRKLREAEYGSLEEDSDFFDQIDPIHYTDKIKAPLLVLHGANDPRVPVEEAEQIVADLKKRDHPVEYICFENEGHFFVRTENNITAYTEVARFLDRWLTKS, translated from the coding sequence TTGAGAATTGAACCTTTTCTATTTGTAAAATCAGCTACACACCCTGTCTATCATCCTACTGCTGACAGAGTTACTTATCTTAGTAATATGACTGGTATTCCTCAGGTATGGGAATATGATCGCGAAAAAGAGTTAAACTACCAGCTTTCCTTTACGAGTGAGAGAATCATGTTTGTAGGATACATCTCTGGTAGCTCACAAAAAATTATTGGCATGGATGAAGGGGTCAATGAGAGGCAGCAGCTTTATTTACTTCACTCTGATTCTACTCTCACTCCATTAACAGATCAGCCTGATTTCATTCATAAATATGGCGGGGCGTCCGCTGATGGCAAACGGATTGCTTGGGCTAGCAATCGTCGTAACCCACGCTTTTTTGATATCTATGTTCAGGACCTCGAATCCCTTGAGTTTCGATGTGTCTATGAAGTAGATGGAAGCTATGCTCCTATCGCCTGGCACCCTCAGCAGGAAGCTCTATTAATTGAAAAGACGAATACAAATCTAGATCAGGATTTAGGCTTACTAGATCTTCAATCTGGTGAGGTAAAGTGGCTAACTTCTCATAATGGTGAAGCAGGATTTTATCATGCTCATTTTAGCCAATCTGGAGATTCGATCTTTGTTCTTACGAATATGGATCATGAATATGTCGGGCTAGCTGAAATCAGTACGACCACTGGACAGCTGACATGGCTAGATCAAGAATTTTGGGACTTAGAAAAGCTTGCTATAAATAAAGCTAAAACACATGTAGCCTACTCCATTAATGAAGGTGGGTACTCAAAGGCTGTATTGTACAGACTAGAAGATGGTACAAAAACACATTGGGAGCACCCTCAGGGGGTTATTGAGAAAATCTCGTTCTCTCCTGACGGAAAAAAACTAGCTTTTGTTCTTAACGGAGCTACACATCCAACAGACCTTTGGGAATACGACCTTGTGAAAAATGAAACGAAAAGGCTAACCTACGTTTCCTGTTCACCCTCTGTTCAAGAAGAGCTAGTAGAACCAGAGCTCATTGAATATATATCCTTTGACGGGCTAAAAATTCCTGCTTTTTATTATAAACCGAAAAATACGACTGGCCCCTTGCCTGTTTTAGTATTTGTACACGGTGGTCCAGAAAGCCAAATTCGACCAACCTACAACCCTTTCTTGCAATATTTTATTCATCATGGGTATGCTGTTTGTACACCAAATGTTAGAGGAAGCTCAGGCTACGGGAAGACAAGCATCCACCTCGATGATAAGCGCAAAAGAATGGACTCTGTTCAAGACTTGGTTTCTCTTGTAGACTGGTTGAAAGCTGAAGGTGACGCAGATCCAAAACGGATCTCAATTATGGGACGTAGCTATGGTGGATTTATGGTGCTCGCAGCCATTACCCATCATCCTGATCTATGGGCGGCAGCTATAGATATTGTAGGAATTTCAAGCTTCAAGTCCTTCTTGCAGAATACGAGTGTCTGGCGTAGAAAGCTACGTGAAGCTGAATATGGGTCGCTTGAAGAGGATAGCGATTTCTTCGATCAAATTGATCCCATTCACTACACAGACAAAATTAAAGCTCCTCTCCTTGTTCTGCATGGTGCTAATGACCCGCGAGTACCAGTGGAAGAAGCGGAGCAGATTGTAGCTGATCTCAAGAAAAGAGATCATCCTGTTGAGTATATTTGCTTTGAGAATGAAGGACATTTTTTTGTGCGTACAGAAAATAATATTACAGCGTATACGGAAGTAGCCCGATTTTTGGACCGCTGGTTAACTAAATCTTAG
- a CDS encoding PrkA family serine protein kinase codes for MDILKKISDYRAREESLRWEGTFREYLDIVKGNPHVAGTAHTRVYNMVKEAGIETKKDGTTEYLFFSSEMFGLERSIQRLVEEYFHSAAKRLDVRKRILLLMGPVSGGKSTIVTMLKKGLERFSRTEAGAVYGIKGCPMHEEPLHLVPDDLREEFEQEFGVKIEGKLCPSCRLMLDQEYDGRVEDVIVERIFFDEDRRVGIGTFSPSDPKSQDIADLTGSIDFSTIAEYGSESDPRAYRFDGELNKANRGLMEFQEMLKCDEKFLWNLLSLTQEGNFKAGRFALISADELIVAHTNESEYRSFISNKKNEALQSRMIVMPVPYNLSVSEEEKIYSKLIKQSDIGHMHIAPHALRAAAIFSVLTRLKESKKQGVDLLKKLKLYDGKEVEGFKHADVEELYNEYHDEGMSGIDPRYVINRISSALINQDKDYINALDVLRSLKDGLDSHASISKEAREKYLNFISTARKEYDELAKKEVQKAFVYSYEESAKTLLDNYLDNVESYCNWQKIRDPITGEELDPDEKLMRSIEEQIGVSENAKKAFREEILIRISAYARKGKKFDYNAHDRLREAIQKKLFADLKDVVKITTSVKTPDENQLKKINEVISRLVEEHGYTATSANDLLRYVGSLLNR; via the coding sequence ATGGATATTTTAAAGAAGATTTCAGACTATCGGGCTAGAGAAGAAAGCTTGCGTTGGGAAGGAACGTTTAGGGAATATTTAGATATTGTAAAAGGCAACCCTCATGTTGCTGGTACTGCACATACACGCGTATATAACATGGTTAAGGAAGCGGGAATAGAGACGAAGAAGGATGGGACGACAGAGTATTTATTTTTTAGCTCAGAAATGTTTGGCTTAGAGCGCTCCATCCAGCGTTTGGTGGAGGAGTATTTTCATTCGGCAGCTAAACGCCTTGACGTAAGAAAGCGTATTTTGCTTCTTATGGGACCAGTTAGTGGAGGAAAATCAACGATTGTGACCATGCTCAAAAAGGGATTGGAGAGGTTCTCTAGAACTGAGGCAGGGGCGGTTTACGGGATAAAAGGTTGCCCAATGCATGAAGAGCCTTTACATCTCGTTCCAGATGATTTGAGAGAGGAATTTGAGCAGGAATTCGGAGTGAAAATAGAAGGGAAACTATGTCCTTCATGCCGTCTAATGCTTGATCAAGAATATGATGGGCGAGTTGAGGACGTTATTGTAGAACGTATTTTCTTTGATGAGGATCGTCGAGTAGGGATAGGTACATTTAGTCCTTCTGACCCTAAATCTCAGGATATAGCTGATTTAACAGGAAGCATCGACTTTTCAACGATTGCTGAATATGGTTCAGAATCTGATCCAAGAGCGTATCGCTTTGATGGAGAGCTTAACAAGGCAAATCGAGGACTGATGGAGTTTCAGGAGATGTTAAAGTGTGATGAGAAGTTTTTATGGAACCTCTTGTCCTTAACACAGGAAGGGAATTTTAAAGCTGGACGGTTTGCCTTAATTAGTGCTGATGAGCTCATTGTGGCGCATACTAACGAATCAGAGTATCGCTCCTTTATTTCTAATAAAAAGAACGAGGCTCTACAATCTAGGATGATTGTTATGCCTGTACCCTATAACTTGTCTGTCTCAGAGGAAGAAAAGATATATAGTAAGCTCATTAAACAAAGCGATATTGGTCACATGCATATTGCTCCACATGCCCTCCGTGCTGCTGCTATTTTTTCCGTGCTAACTCGTTTAAAGGAGTCCAAGAAGCAGGGGGTAGATCTGTTAAAGAAGCTGAAGCTCTATGATGGTAAAGAGGTTGAGGGCTTTAAGCATGCTGATGTTGAGGAGCTATATAATGAGTACCATGATGAAGGAATGAGTGGAATTGACCCGCGGTATGTGATAAATCGGATTTCCAGTGCACTCATAAATCAGGATAAGGATTATATTAACGCACTCGATGTCTTGCGTTCTTTAAAGGACGGCTTAGACTCTCATGCTTCTATTTCTAAGGAAGCACGTGAAAAGTATCTTAATTTCATCTCTACAGCTCGGAAGGAATATGATGAACTGGCGAAAAAGGAAGTACAAAAAGCATTTGTTTACTCCTATGAGGAGTCAGCAAAAACGTTATTAGACAACTATCTAGATAATGTTGAATCCTATTGCAATTGGCAGAAGATTCGGGACCCTATCACTGGGGAAGAGCTAGATCCAGATGAGAAGCTAATGCGATCTATTGAGGAGCAAATTGGTGTTTCCGAGAACGCCAAAAAAGCTTTCCGTGAAGAAATTCTCATCCGCATATCTGCTTACGCTAGAAAAGGAAAGAAATTTGATTATAATGCTCATGATCGTTTGCGCGAAGCGATTCAAAAAAAGCTGTTTGCTGACCTTAAGGATGTCGTGAAGATTACAACCTCAGTTAAAACACCGGATGAGAACCAGCTAAAGAAAATTAATGAAGTAATCAGCCGACTTGTTGAGGAGCATGGCTATACGGCTACATCAGCTAATGATCTACTGCGTTATGTAGGAAGCCTATTAAATAGATAG
- a CDS encoding alpha/beta-type small acid-soluble spore protein, which yields MANRSNQLVAPQARDSLDQMKYDIAHEFGVQLGPNSTSRANGSVGGEITKRLVQMAMQHI from the coding sequence ATGGCTAATCGGTCAAATCAATTGGTGGCTCCACAGGCTCGGGATTCATTGGATCAGATGAAGTATGATATTGCACACGAGTTTGGCGTTCAATTAGGTCCAAATTCTACCTCGCGAGCGAATGGATCAGTTGGTGGAGAGATTACAAAACGTTTAGTGCAAATGGCAATGCAGCATATCTAA
- a CDS encoding NAD(P)/FAD-dependent oxidoreductase, with product MYDVIVIGGGIAGLQAAIQLGRYMYQVLVIDSGIGRSTISQSYHNILGYPDGVSGNQLRLVGQQHAVKLGVKFIKGYVHEVKRRGEAFECYVGEQKPLLAKRILLATGVMDRIPAFPELYPCLGLSVFVCPDCDGYEVKNKKTIVLGAGNTGAKMALTLTHWTNQLVFVNHEKKGIDDEIKKTVKEKNIEIVEEQIVKVLTQNHSEFTGVELVNGQVIYGQAGFIAFGGNEVKSQLAEKLGVKLLENSHIAVDPRTKQTSVEHVWAAGDIVAHSEQVTIAMGEGSQAAIWIHKSLKK from the coding sequence ATGTATGATGTTATTGTTATTGGAGGTGGAATAGCAGGCTTACAGGCTGCTATTCAATTAGGAAGATATATGTATCAAGTCTTGGTTATTGATTCTGGAATTGGTCGTTCTACGATTAGTCAATCCTATCACAATATTCTAGGCTACCCTGATGGGGTGAGTGGAAATCAACTGAGGTTAGTAGGTCAACAGCATGCTGTCAAGCTAGGTGTGAAATTTATAAAAGGGTATGTTCACGAAGTAAAAAGAAGGGGAGAGGCTTTTGAATGTTACGTAGGTGAGCAGAAGCCTCTTTTAGCAAAAAGGATTCTTCTAGCTACAGGTGTCATGGATCGTATTCCCGCTTTTCCCGAGCTTTATCCCTGCTTAGGTCTTTCTGTGTTTGTTTGTCCTGACTGTGATGGCTATGAGGTGAAAAATAAAAAAACAATTGTACTTGGTGCGGGAAATACAGGCGCTAAAATGGCCTTAACTTTAACACACTGGACAAATCAACTTGTCTTTGTTAATCATGAGAAAAAAGGGATAGATGATGAAATAAAGAAAACGGTAAAAGAGAAAAATATAGAGATCGTCGAAGAACAGATTGTAAAAGTGTTAACCCAAAACCATTCAGAGTTTACAGGTGTCGAGCTAGTAAATGGACAGGTAATATATGGACAAGCAGGGTTTATTGCGTTTGGAGGAAATGAGGTGAAGTCTCAATTAGCTGAAAAGCTAGGAGTTAAATTGTTAGAGAATAGCCATATTGCTGTCGATCCTAGAACCAAACAGACTAGTGTAGAACATGTTTGGGCAGCGGGAGATATTGTCGCTCATTCAGAGCAAGTAACGATTGCCATGGGAGAAGGATCACAGGCAGCGATTTGGATTCATAAAAGCTTAAAAAAGTAA
- a CDS encoding SpoVR family protein — translation MTPQEHKDLERAIHDITEIAEGFGLDFYPMRYEICPSDIIYTFGAYGMPTRFSHWSFGKAFHRMKLQYDLGLSKIYELVINSDPCYAFLLEGNSLIQNKLIVAHVLAHCDFFKNNIRFTNTSRHMVESMSASADRIRRYELEYGKDEVEKVIDAVLALQEHIDPSILRPGLEWKKRLEDRRPGKKEHGLEIKQSYDDLWSLDEEWKLKKEQELVQQQRKKRFPEKPEKDLLLFVEEYSSRLEEWQRDIITILRDEMLYFWPQLETKIMNEGWASYWHLQIVRELDLTEEEVIEFAKLNASVLAPSSTSINPYHLGYNMFVDIEKRFNEPTLKEQERYGRKPNSGRQQIFEIRQVENDSSFIRNYLTKQLVEDLDLYLFQKKGNDYAIVDKDWKNVRDQLVNMRVNGGFPYLMVEDGDYQQRGELLVKHYYEGMELDPKYIEKTLPYLHYLWGRTVHLLTIVDGKEVLYSHDDKKINRRFV, via the coding sequence GTGACTCCCCAAGAACATAAGGACTTAGAAAGAGCCATTCATGACATTACTGAGATTGCGGAGGGCTTTGGGCTTGATTTTTATCCCATGCGGTATGAGATTTGTCCTTCAGATATTATTTATACGTTTGGAGCGTATGGAATGCCTACTCGTTTTTCTCATTGGAGCTTCGGTAAAGCGTTCCACCGGATGAAGCTACAATATGATCTAGGCTTAAGTAAAATCTATGAACTAGTGATAAATTCGGATCCGTGCTACGCGTTTCTCCTAGAGGGGAACAGCTTAATACAGAATAAGCTTATTGTAGCTCATGTACTGGCCCACTGCGATTTTTTTAAAAACAATATCCGTTTCACGAATACGTCACGCCATATGGTCGAAAGCATGTCTGCTAGTGCAGATCGGATACGTAGGTATGAGCTAGAGTACGGCAAGGACGAGGTAGAAAAAGTGATCGATGCTGTGCTGGCCCTTCAAGAGCATATTGATCCCTCAATCCTACGACCAGGACTAGAGTGGAAGAAGAGGCTTGAAGATAGACGACCAGGTAAGAAAGAGCATGGGCTTGAAATAAAGCAAAGCTATGATGATTTATGGTCACTGGATGAAGAGTGGAAGCTAAAAAAGGAACAAGAGCTTGTTCAGCAGCAAAGGAAGAAGCGTTTTCCAGAGAAGCCAGAGAAGGATCTTTTACTTTTTGTAGAGGAATACAGCAGTCGTCTAGAAGAATGGCAGAGAGATATAATAACAATCCTAAGAGATGAGATGCTCTATTTCTGGCCTCAGCTAGAGACTAAAATTATGAATGAGGGGTGGGCTTCTTACTGGCATCTTCAAATTGTTAGAGAGCTTGATCTAACGGAAGAGGAAGTCATTGAGTTTGCTAAGCTAAACGCCTCTGTGCTTGCTCCTTCAAGCACTAGTATTAATCCGTATCATCTGGGCTATAACATGTTTGTAGATATTGAAAAGCGCTTTAATGAACCTACATTAAAAGAGCAGGAGCGATACGGTAGAAAACCAAATAGTGGGCGTCAGCAGATCTTTGAAATTCGTCAGGTAGAAAATGATAGCTCATTCATCCGTAATTACCTCACAAAACAATTAGTCGAGGACCTGGATCTATATTTGTTTCAGAAAAAAGGTAATGATTATGCGATTGTGGACAAGGATTGGAAGAATGTTCGCGATCAGCTTGTGAATATGAGGGTAAATGGAGGATTCCCTTATCTGATGGTGGAGGATGGAGACTATCAGCAAAGAGGAGAATTGCTTGTTAAACACTACTATGAAGGGATGGAGCTAGACCCTAAATATATTGAAAAAACACTACCATATCTTCATTATTTGTGGGGTAGAACAGTTCATTTACTAACAATTGTAGATGGCAAAGAGGTATTATATTCGCATGATGACAAGAAAATAAATAGACGTTTTGTATAG